The Enterococcus rotai genome includes a window with the following:
- a CDS encoding peptide ABC transporter substrate-binding protein has product MKKGLKQGITLVTTLLLLSACGGNSSNKSADSTDDKVATGQKSAKVLNLMEASEVGSMDTIFTQDEPSVNAQSNVFEGLYQLDEKDNVIPAVAKEMPEISEDGKTYKIKLREDAKWSNGDKVTANDFVFAWKKMADPKNQANYFFLMDGTILNGTEIVNEEKSADELGVKAIDDYTLEIKMAKPVTYFTSLLAFSPFFPQNEKFVTEKGKEYGTSSENIVSNGPFLMENWDQASMSWDLVANPEYYDADKVKSEKIHFEVLKETNTVFNLYESGELDVAILTGDFAKQNKDNPDYEAIQRSKVYSLRMNQKRNDKPSIFANENVRKAVAYALDKKSLIENILADGSKDIYGYIPKDFVANPETGEDFRKEAGDLVKTDEKLANEYLEKAKKELNGDVTIELLSKDGDGDKKVAEFIQGQLEKTLPGLKINVKTVPLNNSIELMKKGDYELSVSMWGPDYQDPMTFLESSVSTKNKTSYRSEKYDQLIDDASNKYANEPEKRWEALIAAEKVLIEEDVALIPLYQQARGQLVRPGVEGIEYHNFGATSTYKNAYIKE; this is encoded by the coding sequence ATGAAAAAAGGGTTAAAACAAGGGATCACTTTGGTGACAACACTATTACTGCTATCAGCTTGCGGGGGAAATTCAAGTAATAAATCAGCAGATAGTACAGATGATAAAGTTGCGACAGGACAGAAATCAGCGAAAGTCCTAAATTTAATGGAAGCATCGGAAGTAGGATCAATGGATACGATTTTTACGCAAGATGAGCCAAGTGTCAATGCTCAGTCGAATGTTTTTGAAGGATTATATCAATTAGATGAAAAAGACAATGTGATTCCAGCCGTTGCCAAAGAAATGCCGGAAATCTCTGAAGATGGTAAAACGTATAAAATCAAGTTAAGAGAAGATGCAAAATGGTCAAATGGTGACAAAGTAACAGCGAATGATTTTGTCTTTGCATGGAAGAAGATGGCGGATCCTAAAAATCAAGCGAATTACTTCTTCTTGATGGATGGGACGATTCTAAACGGAACAGAGATCGTAAACGAAGAAAAATCAGCAGATGAACTAGGGGTAAAAGCAATAGATGATTATACACTAGAAATCAAAATGGCAAAACCTGTCACGTATTTCACCTCACTACTAGCATTTTCTCCTTTCTTCCCACAAAATGAAAAATTTGTGACTGAAAAAGGCAAAGAATATGGGACTTCTAGCGAGAATATCGTCTCAAATGGGCCATTCTTAATGGAAAATTGGGATCAAGCGTCAATGTCATGGGATTTAGTTGCGAATCCAGAATATTATGATGCAGATAAAGTAAAATCAGAAAAAATTCATTTTGAAGTTTTAAAAGAAACAAACACAGTTTTCAACCTTTACGAATCTGGCGAATTGGATGTAGCGATTTTGACAGGAGACTTTGCCAAACAAAATAAAGACAATCCAGACTACGAAGCCATCCAACGTTCCAAAGTCTATTCATTAAGAATGAACCAAAAGAGAAATGACAAACCATCGATTTTCGCAAATGAAAATGTCCGAAAAGCAGTAGCCTATGCGCTTGATAAGAAAAGCTTAATCGAAAATATCTTAGCAGATGGTTCAAAAGACATTTATGGATACATTCCTAAAGACTTTGTGGCTAATCCTGAAACTGGAGAAGATTTCCGAAAAGAAGCCGGCGATTTAGTAAAAACAGACGAAAAATTAGCCAATGAATACCTAGAAAAAGCGAAAAAAGAATTAAATGGTGATGTAACCATCGAATTACTTTCTAAAGATGGTGATGGTGATAAGAAAGTAGCAGAATTTATTCAAGGACAATTAGAAAAAACGTTACCTGGTCTAAAAATCAATGTTAAAACAGTTCCTCTTAATAATTCCATCGAACTTATGAAAAAAGGGGACTATGAACTATCTGTCAGCATGTGGGGGCCAGATTATCAAGATCCAATGACTTTCTTAGAAAGCTCAGTCAGCACGAAAAATAAAACAAGCTATCGTAGTGAAAAATATGATCAATTGATTGATGACGCATCAAATAAATACGCTAATGAACCTGAAAAACGTTGGGAAGCGTTGATTGCAGCTGAAAAAGTGTTGATCGAAGAAGACGTTGCCTTGATTCCTTTATATCAACAAGCCAGAGGGCAACTTGTTCGTCCAGGTGTTGAAGGAATTGAGTATCATAATTTTGGTGCAACGAGCACATACAAAAATGCTTACATCAAAGAATAA
- a CDS encoding CTP synthase — MTKYIFVTGGVVSSIGKGIVAASLGRLLKNRGLKVTIQKFDPYINVDPGTMSPYQHGEVFVTDDGAETDLDLGHYERFIDINLNKYSNVTTGKIYSEVLRKERKGEYLGATVQVIPHITNEIKEKIMRAASMTDADIIITEVGGTVGDIESLPFLEALRQMKAEVGSDNVMYIHTTLIPYLKAAGEMKTKPTQHSVKELRSLGIQPNILVIRTELPVSQGTKNKLAQFCDVAPEAVIESRDVETLYSIPLALQAQNMDQIVCDHLKLDVPVADMTEWRALEAKVLGLKKTTKIALVGKYVELPDAYLSVVEALKHAGFAFDSDIAIDWIDSQELTKANVADVLKEADGILVPGGFGDRGVEGKIEAIRFARENDVPFLGICLGMQMACVEFARNVVKLEDAGSAENNPDILNNIIDLMADQENVENLGGTLRLGLYPCKLKKGSVTAAAYEGQEVVQERHRHRYEFNNKYRQLFEEKGLVFSGVSPDNRLVEIVELPEKKFFVACQFHPELISRPNRPQHLIKGFVEAALKNQ; from the coding sequence ATGACAAAATATATCTTTGTTACAGGCGGCGTAGTTTCTTCGATTGGGAAGGGAATTGTTGCAGCATCTTTAGGACGTTTATTAAAAAATCGCGGCTTGAAAGTAACGATTCAAAAATTTGATCCGTATATCAATGTGGATCCAGGAACAATGAGTCCTTACCAACATGGAGAAGTTTTTGTCACAGATGATGGTGCCGAAACAGACTTGGATTTAGGTCACTATGAACGATTTATTGATATCAATCTAAATAAATATTCAAATGTGACAACAGGGAAAATTTATTCAGAAGTACTGAGAAAAGAACGCAAAGGTGAATATCTGGGTGCTACTGTTCAAGTTATTCCACATATCACAAATGAAATCAAGGAAAAAATCATGAGAGCCGCAAGCATGACCGATGCAGATATCATTATTACTGAAGTGGGTGGAACAGTCGGTGACATTGAATCTTTACCATTCTTAGAAGCATTACGCCAAATGAAGGCAGAAGTAGGCAGTGACAATGTCATGTATATCCATACAACATTGATTCCATACCTAAAAGCTGCTGGTGAAATGAAAACTAAACCCACACAACACAGTGTAAAAGAACTACGTAGTTTAGGGATTCAACCAAATATTTTAGTGATTCGTACAGAATTACCAGTTTCACAAGGAACGAAAAATAAATTAGCGCAATTTTGTGATGTAGCACCAGAAGCTGTAATTGAGTCACGTGATGTAGAAACGCTTTATTCAATTCCTTTGGCGTTACAAGCTCAAAATATGGATCAGATCGTCTGTGATCACTTGAAACTAGACGTACCTGTTGCAGATATGACAGAGTGGCGTGCTTTAGAAGCAAAAGTATTAGGCTTGAAGAAAACAACTAAAATTGCCTTAGTTGGAAAATATGTAGAACTTCCTGATGCGTATCTTTCAGTCGTTGAAGCGTTGAAACATGCCGGTTTTGCATTTGATTCTGACATTGCGATCGACTGGATCGATTCACAAGAATTAACAAAAGCAAATGTTGCGGATGTTTTGAAAGAGGCTGATGGGATCTTAGTTCCAGGTGGATTTGGGGATCGTGGAGTAGAAGGGAAGATCGAAGCAATCCGTTTTGCTCGTGAAAACGATGTGCCGTTCTTAGGAATTTGTTTAGGGATGCAAATGGCTTGTGTCGAATTTGCCCGTAATGTTGTCAAACTAGAAGATGCTGGTTCAGCAGAAAACAATCCAGATATTCTTAACAATATTATTGATTTGATGGCAGACCAAGAAAATGTTGAAAATCTAGGCGGAACGTTACGTTTAGGCTTATACCCATGTAAACTTAAAAAGGGGAGTGTAACAGCCGCTGCTTATGAAGGACAAGAAGTGGTTCAAGAACGTCATCGTCATCGTTATGAGTTCAATAACAAATACCGTCAATTATTTGAAGAAAAAGGCTTAGTTTTCTCAGGTGTTTCACCAGATAATCGTTTGGTTGAAATTGTCGAATTACCAGAGAAAAAATTCTTTGTAGCATGTCAATTCCATCCAGAATTGATTTCTAGACCGAATAGACCACAACATTTGATCAAAGGATTTGTTGAGGCCGCATTAAAGAACCAATAA
- a CDS encoding PBP1A family penicillin-binding protein yields the protein MTTDEIGSRAARHGHTSGTNNTENTPPTNGGKKPKKKRILLKLFLGLVLLGVLGLLAGIGLFWSYAKDAPKLEDDKLSATVSSKLYDANNEVFEELGAEKREMIKPTDVPQLLKDAVVSVEDKRFYKHSGVDPIRILGSAFSNFKTGGLQGGSTLTQQLIKLSYFSTKEKDQNLKRKAQEAWLAIELEKEKSKEEILTYYINKVYMANGLYGMETAAQSYFGKPLAELNLPQTALLAGMPQAPNDYDPYVKPDVAKERRDVVLYTMKENDKITQKEYEDAKATPIDDGLQPLKQSNENRKIVDNYIREVIAEVESMGKNPYTDGLDIHTNLDMNAQKRLYDIINSDTYVEYPDQDLQVASTVIDVKTGQVKAQIGGRNIPDDVQLGSNKAIETDRDVGSTMKPIADYGPAIENLNYSTGRIMMDKPTTYEGTNIPVTNADMQYYGALTMRKAIMYSRNTTAIQTFDAVGSDKSAAFLKDLGIEFKEIVAANAISSNTSDLGGNKYGVSSLKLAAAYAAFANMGVYNKPHYVNKVVYQDGSEDVIETESKRAMKDSTAYMMTDMLKDVISGGTAFNAGVPGLIQAGKTGTANYTDADLANIGVSESSSIAPDSTFVGYTPHYAVSVWTGYKQRLTPIPYEYWGTASDVYREMMTYLSEGVANDDWTMPDTVIRSGSELYVKGAYEEQLLPSSTTGYDTSSSWETPISSEPATTSSSTVPSQTEPPTSQSSEPPASSTPPTEPPASSTPSEEPANSEPPQSSSGPPVIQNNSFRRRSSPE from the coding sequence ATGACAACTGATGAAATAGGCTCACGTGCAGCCAGGCACGGACATACTTCTGGAACGAACAATACTGAAAATACACCACCTACTAATGGTGGTAAAAAACCTAAGAAGAAACGAATTCTCTTAAAACTATTTCTAGGATTGGTTTTACTTGGTGTCTTAGGTTTGCTAGCGGGAATAGGCCTTTTCTGGTCATATGCAAAAGACGCCCCTAAATTAGAAGATGATAAGCTAAGCGCCACTGTGTCTTCAAAACTCTATGATGCAAATAATGAGGTTTTTGAAGAATTAGGTGCGGAAAAACGTGAGATGATCAAACCAACTGATGTTCCACAATTGTTGAAAGACGCAGTTGTATCGGTCGAAGATAAGCGTTTTTACAAGCATAGCGGTGTTGATCCGATTCGAATTCTCGGCTCTGCTTTTTCGAATTTTAAAACAGGCGGTTTACAAGGTGGTAGTACGCTGACACAGCAATTGATCAAACTTTCTTACTTCTCTACAAAAGAGAAAGATCAAAACCTTAAACGAAAAGCACAAGAAGCTTGGCTTGCGATTGAATTAGAAAAAGAAAAATCAAAAGAAGAAATTTTAACGTATTACATCAATAAGGTATACATGGCTAATGGCTTATATGGCATGGAGACAGCTGCACAATCCTATTTTGGAAAACCCTTAGCTGAACTTAATCTTCCACAAACGGCTTTGCTTGCCGGTATGCCACAAGCACCAAATGACTATGATCCATATGTAAAACCAGATGTTGCGAAAGAACGTCGTGATGTCGTTTTATATACTATGAAAGAAAACGATAAAATCACGCAAAAAGAATACGAAGATGCAAAAGCAACACCGATCGACGATGGTCTACAACCGTTGAAACAGTCAAATGAAAATCGCAAGATCGTTGATAACTATATTAGAGAAGTCATTGCTGAAGTAGAAAGCATGGGCAAAAACCCTTACACAGATGGTTTAGATATCCATACCAATCTTGATATGAATGCACAAAAGCGTCTTTATGATATTATCAATAGTGATACTTATGTAGAATATCCTGACCAAGATCTCCAAGTAGCTTCAACTGTAATCGATGTAAAAACAGGTCAAGTCAAAGCCCAAATTGGCGGACGAAATATTCCTGATGATGTTCAGTTAGGCAGTAATAAAGCGATCGAAACTGACCGTGATGTCGGCTCAACAATGAAACCGATAGCCGATTATGGCCCAGCTATCGAAAACTTAAATTATTCAACTGGTCGTATCATGATGGATAAACCAACTACCTATGAAGGGACGAACATTCCTGTTACAAATGCAGATATGCAATATTATGGTGCACTTACAATGCGTAAAGCAATCATGTATTCTCGTAACACGACAGCAATTCAAACCTTCGATGCTGTTGGTAGTGACAAATCTGCAGCCTTTCTTAAAGATTTAGGGATCGAGTTTAAAGAAATAGTTGCCGCTAATGCGATTTCTAGTAATACCAGTGATTTAGGCGGTAATAAATATGGTGTTTCTTCCTTAAAATTAGCTGCTGCCTACGCTGCTTTTGCAAATATGGGTGTCTACAACAAACCACATTACGTCAACAAAGTCGTCTATCAAGATGGCTCTGAAGATGTCATTGAAACAGAAAGTAAACGTGCGATGAAAGATTCTACGGCTTACATGATGACAGACATGCTGAAAGATGTTATTTCTGGTGGGACAGCCTTCAATGCAGGTGTACCTGGATTGATCCAAGCCGGAAAAACTGGGACAGCTAATTATACGGATGCCGATCTTGCCAATATTGGCGTCTCTGAATCATCCAGTATTGCACCTGACAGCACGTTTGTCGGTTATACGCCTCATTATGCAGTTTCTGTCTGGACAGGCTACAAGCAGCGTTTAACGCCTATTCCTTATGAATACTGGGGCACTGCTTCTGATGTTTACAGAGAAATGATGACTTATCTATCAGAAGGTGTTGCTAATGATGATTGGACTATGCCAGATACCGTGATTCGCTCTGGTAGTGAACTCTATGTTAAAGGTGCTTATGAAGAGCAACTATTGCCTTCAAGTACGACAGGCTATGATACGTCTTCCTCTTGGGAAACGCCTATCAGTTCTGAACCTGCAACTACAAGCAGTTCTACTGTTCCATCACAAACAGAACCACCAACATCTCAATCTAGTGAACCGCCAGCTTCATCTACACCACCAACAGAACCACCAGCGTCAAGTACGCCAAGTGAAGAGCCGGCAAACAGTGAACCACCACAATCATCTTCAGGACCACCCGTTATACAAAATAATTCATTCAGGCGACGATCATCTCCTGAATGA
- the recU gene encoding Holliday junction resolvase RecU encodes MAFHYPNGTPYNNHEAPQSKKQVKKRKSIQFGKRGMDFEEEINKSNAFYLSRNTAVIHKKPTPVQIVKVDYPSRSAAVIKEAYFRQASTTDYNGVYNGYYLDFEAKETKNKTSFPLKNFHQHQIDHIQQCLAQKGICFVLMWFSSLNRCFFFSGEDLVTYWSEQESTGKKSLPLSIIEKNGIEIQIGIAPRVPYLDAVRQHIQSNKGVAINDN; translated from the coding sequence ATGGCTTTTCATTATCCTAATGGTACTCCCTATAATAATCATGAGGCACCACAATCAAAAAAACAAGTAAAAAAGCGCAAATCAATTCAATTTGGTAAACGAGGGATGGATTTCGAAGAAGAAATCAATAAAAGTAATGCTTTTTATTTATCGCGCAATACTGCGGTCATTCATAAAAAGCCAACTCCCGTTCAAATTGTCAAAGTTGATTATCCAAGCCGCAGTGCTGCCGTAATCAAGGAAGCTTACTTTAGACAAGCCTCCACGACCGATTATAACGGCGTCTACAATGGCTATTATCTGGATTTTGAAGCGAAAGAAACGAAGAATAAAACGTCTTTCCCTTTAAAAAACTTTCACCAACACCAGATCGACCATATTCAGCAATGTTTGGCACAAAAAGGAATTTGCTTTGTACTAATGTGGTTTTCTTCATTGAATAGATGTTTCTTTTTTAGCGGGGAAGATTTAGTAACCTATTGGTCAGAACAAGAAAGTACTGGAAAAAAATCGTTGCCTTTATCTATTATTGAAAAAAATGGGATAGAAATCCAAATTGGCATTGCACCTCGAGTACCATACTTGGATGCAGTCCGGCAACATATTCAATCAAACAAAGGAGTTGCGATTAATGACAACTGA
- a CDS encoding DUF1273 domain-containing protein, with product MENVKTLYVTGYKSFEIGAFQDNDPKITVIKNVLKKEIIGYLDTGLEWVLVSGNLGTEIWAAEVVAELKNDYPELKLGLIYPFKEFGSNWNEKNRANLEKIELLADFVESVSHQPYKSPAQLKMHTRFLLDHSGASLLVYDKEYPGKTEYFLKDAELFSEKFPYEIRLITMDDLQNSMES from the coding sequence ATGGAAAACGTAAAAACACTTTATGTGACTGGTTATAAAAGCTTTGAAATCGGGGCTTTTCAAGACAATGACCCTAAAATTACAGTTATTAAAAATGTATTAAAAAAAGAAATTATAGGCTATTTGGACACTGGATTAGAGTGGGTTTTAGTTTCTGGCAACCTTGGAACAGAGATTTGGGCAGCAGAAGTTGTGGCAGAATTGAAAAATGATTACCCAGAATTAAAATTAGGACTGATTTATCCATTTAAAGAATTTGGAAGTAACTGGAATGAAAAAAATCGGGCAAATTTAGAAAAAATTGAACTTTTAGCAGATTTTGTGGAGTCTGTCAGTCATCAGCCGTATAAATCTCCAGCGCAATTAAAAATGCATACTCGGTTTTTATTAGATCATTCCGGCGCTAGTTTGCTTGTTTATGATAAGGAATATCCTGGTAAGACGGAGTATTTTTTAAAGGATGCAGAACTTTTTTCTGAGAAATTTCCCTATGAAATCCGCCTAATAACAATGGATGATTTACAAAACTCGATGGAATCGTGA
- the gpsB gene encoding cell division regulator GpsB: MANLVYSPKDILQKEFKTKMRGYDPVEVDEFLDNVIKDYEAYNKELLTLQEENNRLLAKIDQASKVQQAMPSRSTQEMPKSAAVTNFDILKRLSNLEREVFGKKLDDTPASNPISGMSHSNPYESNLHHNSYEREIDNSETRQF, from the coding sequence ATGGCAAATTTAGTATACAGTCCAAAAGATATTTTACAAAAAGAATTTAAAACAAAAATGCGCGGTTATGATCCAGTTGAAGTTGATGAATTTTTAGATAACGTGATCAAAGATTATGAAGCGTACAACAAAGAGCTTTTAACATTGCAAGAAGAAAACAATCGCTTACTAGCTAAAATTGATCAAGCATCTAAAGTACAACAAGCGATGCCATCACGTAGCACACAAGAAATGCCGAAAAGTGCTGCTGTCACAAACTTTGATATTCTAAAACGTTTGTCTAATTTAGAGCGTGAAGTATTTGGCAAAAAATTAGATGACACTCCTGCTTCAAACCCGATTTCAGGGATGAGCCATTCTAATCCATATGAAAGTAATTTGCATCATAACTCATATGAACGTGAAATTGATAACTCTGAAACACGTCAATTTTAA
- a CDS encoding THUMP domain-containing class I SAM-dependent RNA methyltransferase, protein MTKEKTFKLVATAASGLEALVGKELRDLGIPCEVENGKALFEGTMETIATANLWLRTADRIKIIVGEFDAFSFDELFEKVKALPWEDYLPMDAEFPVAGKSIKSKLYSTPDCQSITKKAIVNRLREVYHRPATVPLAETGAFFQLEVALLKDHVTVTIDTTGPSLFKRGYRIEKGGAPLKENMAAALVMLTNWRKDRPFFDPVCGSGTICIEAALIGHNIAPGFNREFVCETWDWFDAAIFEKVRKEADEQADYDIELDIMGSDINGKMIEIAKANAEEIGLGDSITFKQLALHDFTTEKEYGVMVANPPYGERLGEEESVRKLYKEMGEVFRPLKTWSKYILTSDLTFEQYYGARATKKRKLYNGALRTDLFQYWGERPPRKPREE, encoded by the coding sequence ATGACAAAAGAAAAAACATTCAAGCTTGTTGCAACAGCAGCGAGTGGTTTAGAAGCATTAGTAGGAAAAGAACTACGTGATTTAGGGATTCCTTGTGAAGTCGAAAATGGGAAAGCCTTATTTGAAGGGACAATGGAAACGATTGCTACAGCTAACTTGTGGTTACGCACGGCGGATCGAATCAAGATTATTGTTGGTGAATTCGATGCATTTAGTTTTGATGAGTTATTTGAAAAAGTCAAAGCCTTGCCTTGGGAAGATTATTTACCAATGGATGCTGAATTTCCAGTAGCTGGTAAATCAATCAAATCTAAACTATATAGTACACCTGACTGTCAATCGATTACTAAAAAAGCGATCGTCAATCGTTTAAGGGAAGTCTATCATCGTCCAGCAACTGTTCCTTTAGCAGAAACGGGCGCATTTTTCCAACTAGAGGTAGCTCTTTTGAAAGATCATGTGACAGTTACTATCGATACAACAGGTCCTAGTTTATTTAAACGAGGCTATCGGATTGAAAAGGGTGGAGCTCCTTTGAAAGAGAACATGGCTGCGGCTTTAGTGATGCTGACAAACTGGCGTAAAGACCGTCCATTCTTTGATCCTGTTTGTGGATCGGGCACGATTTGTATTGAAGCCGCTTTGATCGGTCATAACATCGCACCTGGGTTTAACCGTGAATTTGTATGCGAAACGTGGGATTGGTTTGATGCAGCAATTTTTGAAAAGGTTCGGAAAGAAGCAGATGAACAAGCGGATTATGACATCGAATTAGATATCATGGGGTCAGACATCAATGGAAAAATGATTGAAATTGCAAAAGCCAATGCTGAAGAAATTGGGTTAGGCGATTCTATTACTTTCAAACAACTAGCGCTACATGATTTTACAACTGAAAAAGAGTACGGCGTAATGGTTGCTAATCCGCCTTATGGTGAACGTTTAGGGGAAGAAGAATCTGTCCGGAAACTATATAAAGAAATGGGAGAAGTTTTTCGTCCGCTTAAAACGTGGAGCAAATATATTTTGACGAGTGATTTAACCTTTGAACAATATTACGGAGCAAGAGCCACTAAGAAGAGAAAGTTGTATAACGGTGCTTTACGGACTGATTTATTCCAATATTGGGGTGAAAGACCTCCAAGAAAACCAAGAGAAGAGTAG
- a CDS encoding carboxypeptidase M32, with translation MKEQEFLKEIKEIQLLTEAIGLLEWDSQTGMPEASSDFRGETVGYISGMAFERSVGPKVQEALAYFEDHSDELSEVGLAVYKKVKEEYELNHSIPAERMQAYNTALTNAHAAWLKARKAKDFAEMKNEIQTIVDFLKEFIPYWKKDEATNYDVLLNQYEPGLTVEKLDQIFAQVKAGIMEIRATVAEKGTVPRTDFLSRRVTKAQQRTFVSGVAEQLGYDFSRGRLDDTVHPFMLALNRKDARITTRWDETDFTMATFGVIHEAGHGIYEQSIDSKYDYTPLATGASMGIHESQSLFNEIIIGSNKQFWQKQFPFFKECTEGTFDDIDFETFYDSLKETKASLVRIEADSLTYPLHIIIRYEIEKMIFNEDVSVADLPQIWNDKYEEYLGIRPENDLEGIVQDVHWSGGSFGYFPSYALGYMYAAQLRHAMGQEIDVDTILASNDYSVIKNWLTKHIHQYGASRKPNQLIMDATGEALNPQYLIDYMKSIYYDVYKITE, from the coding sequence ATGAAAGAACAAGAATTTTTAAAAGAAATCAAAGAGATTCAATTATTAACGGAAGCAATCGGTTTATTAGAATGGGATAGCCAAACTGGAATGCCAGAAGCAAGTAGTGATTTCCGTGGAGAAACTGTTGGTTATATCTCTGGAATGGCCTTTGAGCGTAGTGTGGGACCAAAAGTCCAAGAAGCATTAGCGTATTTTGAGGATCATTCTGATGAATTATCAGAAGTCGGTTTAGCTGTGTATAAGAAAGTCAAAGAAGAATATGAACTGAACCATAGTATTCCCGCAGAACGGATGCAAGCGTATAACACCGCTTTGACTAACGCTCATGCAGCTTGGCTAAAAGCACGAAAAGCAAAAGATTTTGCTGAAATGAAAAATGAAATTCAAACAATCGTTGATTTCCTAAAGGAATTTATCCCTTATTGGAAAAAAGATGAGGCTACAAACTATGATGTCTTACTAAATCAATATGAGCCAGGTTTGACAGTTGAAAAATTAGATCAAATTTTTGCTCAAGTAAAAGCTGGAATCATGGAAATTAGAGCAACCGTTGCTGAAAAAGGAACTGTTCCACGTACTGATTTCTTATCTAGACGAGTGACGAAAGCGCAACAAAGAACATTTGTATCAGGTGTTGCAGAACAGTTGGGCTATGATTTTTCACGTGGACGCTTAGATGATACGGTACATCCGTTTATGTTAGCGTTAAATCGTAAAGATGCACGAATTACGACACGTTGGGATGAAACTGATTTTACAATGGCGACTTTTGGTGTGATTCATGAAGCTGGACATGGTATTTATGAACAAAGCATTGACTCGAAGTATGATTACACACCGCTAGCCACTGGCGCTTCTATGGGAATCCATGAGTCTCAATCGTTATTTAATGAGATTATTATTGGGAGCAATAAGCAATTTTGGCAAAAACAATTTCCATTTTTCAAAGAGTGCACAGAAGGTACCTTTGATGATATTGATTTCGAGACTTTCTACGATTCGTTGAAAGAGACGAAAGCGAGTTTGGTTCGAATCGAGGCAGATAGTCTAACATATCCTCTACATATTATTATTCGTTATGAAATTGAGAAGATGATTTTTAATGAGGATGTTTCTGTGGCTGATTTACCACAAATTTGGAATGATAAGTATGAGGAATACCTTGGGATTCGCCCAGAAAACGATTTAGAAGGTATTGTACAGGATGTTCATTGGTCAGGCGGTAGTTTTGGTTATTTCCCTTCCTATGCTTTAGGTTATATGTATGCAGCGCAACTTCGTCATGCTATGGGGCAGGAGATCGATGTAGATACTATTTTAGCTAGTAATGATTATTCAGTGATCAAGAACTGGTTAACAAAGCATATCCATCAATATGGTGCATCAAGAAAACCTAACCAACTGATAATGGATGCAACAGGTGAAGCACTTAATCCGCAATATTTGATCGACTATATGAAATCAATTTACTACGACGTCTATAAAATTACAGAATGA
- a CDS encoding DnaD domain protein: MLSINEYLKAGETTVSNLVIENYQKIGLTDEEFLFWLQLFHSQAKGDLFPDLAEISQIMGKPLDVIYKLLNQLVSRGFLIIQTKQNEQGQMMDTYDLLPIFEKISLLKQKQTVKQQERSSEETIKELYQGFEKEFGRQLSPIELEMIGQWLETDHYQPELIRLALREAVLNQAYSLKYIDRILLAWERKNITTKEQVAEDQKRRKQALIQKEIEQQGAANEPIPKVTLHNWLNPEDSE; encoded by the coding sequence ATGTTATCAATCAATGAATATCTAAAAGCCGGCGAAACGACTGTCTCCAACTTAGTGATTGAGAATTACCAAAAGATCGGCTTGACTGATGAAGAGTTTCTATTTTGGCTACAATTGTTTCATTCTCAAGCAAAAGGCGATTTATTTCCAGATCTAGCTGAGATCAGTCAAATCATGGGAAAGCCGCTCGATGTTATTTATAAGCTATTAAATCAGCTCGTTTCACGTGGTTTTTTAATTATTCAAACAAAGCAAAATGAGCAAGGGCAAATGATGGATACGTATGATTTGCTGCCAATTTTTGAGAAAATTTCATTGTTAAAACAAAAGCAAACGGTAAAGCAGCAAGAACGTTCCTCAGAAGAAACCATCAAAGAATTATATCAAGGGTTTGAAAAAGAATTTGGCCGCCAGTTATCGCCAATCGAACTTGAAATGATTGGTCAATGGCTAGAAACAGATCATTACCAACCTGAACTGATTCGATTAGCTCTAAGAGAGGCTGTATTGAATCAAGCTTATAGCTTAAAGTATATCGATCGTATTTTACTTGCTTGGGAACGTAAAAATATTACAACAAAAGAGCAAGTCGCTGAAGATCAAAAGCGTAGAAAACAGGCGCTGATTCAAAAAGAAATCGAGCAACAAGGCGCTGCAAATGAGCCAATACCGAAAGTCACTCTCCATAATTGGCTCAATCCTGAAGATAGTGAGTAG